One genomic region from Granulicatella adiacens ATCC 49175 encodes:
- a CDS encoding DUF1507 family protein: MTQNPALVQLTENAKQIYQLISKQKTHLCLAKCPAFEEIIDTQLFGLSKQVEFAVAMDLIHANEGHKIMADLEYALNDMYTQIYEETYQK, encoded by the coding sequence ATGACTCAAAATCCTGCTTTAGTTCAGTTGACAGAAAATGCAAAACAAATCTATCAACTGATTTCAAAACAAAAAACACATCTTTGCTTGGCGAAATGCCCTGCTTTCGAAGAGATTATCGACACACAATTATTTGGTTTATCAAAACAAGTAGAATTTGCTGTAGCGATGGATTTAATCCATGCAAATGAAGGACATAAAATTATGGCGGATTTGGAGTATGCTTTAAATGATATGTATACCCAAATCTATGAAGAAACGTACCAAAAGTAG
- a CDS encoding Tex family protein, giving the protein MTEQTTEITAYERSVALVKAELTQYKPKQIDTVLGLLQDGNTVPFIARYRKDQTGSLDEVQIREIEERQRYLENFEKRKEEISRLIDEQGKLTPEITAALSKATTLTALEDIYRPYKQKRRTKATIAKEAGLEPFALWLLMTTKDSVEEKAATFINEEKGILTVEDAINGAVEIIAEWISDEAKYRKQLRQFTQKNGVVKSVVKKEELDEKKVYEMYYDYEEPVKSIVPHRVLALNRAEKEDVVRVTIEVDVTNPLTKIKEEKIKNPSSPSAPIVEGAIEESYKRFIGPAIEREIRNELSEKAQTQAIAIFGENLKNLLLQAPMKGQVILGLDPAYRTGCKLAVIDETGKVLGKSVIYPHVGASEAKRAQAGGQFRRIVEQYGVTLVAIGNGTASRESEQFVAEQLRQIPRKVVYTIVSEAGASVYSASDIARQEFPDYQVEERSAVSIARRLQDPLAELVKIDPKAVGVGQYQHDVPEKQLDEQLDFVVETAVNKVGVNVNTASAALLEHIAGLTKTTAANVVTFRDENGKFTNRTQLKKVPRLGPKAYEQAVGFLRIIDGTNPFDGTDIHPESYDVAIAILKKANAEKLALGSPELEEALKGLNTKELKEEFGIGQETLELVMDGLLKPGRDPREEVAGPILRSDVLKMEDLQVGMELEGTVRNVVDFGAFVDIGVKQDGLVHISKLKKGFVKHPSDVVAVGDIVTVWVTELDLKKGRVGLSMIGPENKNS; this is encoded by the coding sequence ATGACAGAACAAACAACTGAAATCACTGCTTACGAGCGTTCCGTAGCGCTTGTGAAGGCAGAACTCACTCAATATAAACCAAAACAAATCGATACGGTATTAGGCCTCTTGCAAGATGGCAATACGGTACCGTTTATTGCGCGTTATCGTAAAGACCAAACTGGTTCTTTAGATGAGGTGCAAATTCGTGAAATCGAAGAACGCCAACGTTATTTGGAAAACTTCGAAAAACGAAAAGAAGAAATTAGCCGTCTGATTGACGAACAAGGCAAACTCACGCCTGAAATTACGGCTGCATTAAGCAAGGCGACAACTTTAACGGCATTAGAAGATATTTATCGTCCGTACAAACAAAAACGCCGTACGAAGGCAACGATTGCAAAAGAAGCCGGACTAGAGCCGTTCGCATTATGGTTACTCATGACGACAAAGGATTCTGTAGAAGAAAAAGCAGCGACGTTTATCAATGAAGAAAAAGGAATTCTAACGGTCGAAGATGCGATTAACGGTGCCGTAGAAATTATCGCTGAATGGATTTCCGATGAAGCAAAATACCGTAAACAATTACGTCAATTTACGCAAAAGAACGGTGTCGTGAAATCTGTCGTGAAGAAGGAAGAGCTCGACGAGAAAAAAGTCTACGAAATGTACTATGACTACGAAGAACCAGTGAAATCCATCGTTCCTCACCGCGTGCTTGCTTTAAACCGTGCAGAAAAAGAAGATGTAGTTCGCGTGACGATTGAAGTCGACGTGACAAATCCTCTTACAAAGATTAAAGAAGAGAAAATCAAAAATCCATCTTCACCATCTGCACCGATTGTCGAAGGCGCGATTGAAGAAAGCTACAAACGATTCATCGGACCAGCCATCGAACGCGAAATCCGTAATGAACTCAGTGAAAAGGCACAAACTCAAGCGATTGCCATCTTCGGTGAGAACTTAAAGAACTTATTATTACAAGCGCCAATGAAAGGTCAAGTCATCTTAGGACTCGACCCAGCATACCGTACAGGATGTAAATTAGCGGTTATCGATGAAACAGGAAAAGTGCTTGGCAAGTCTGTGATTTATCCTCACGTAGGAGCTTCAGAAGCAAAACGCGCTCAAGCAGGCGGACAATTCCGTCGCATCGTGGAACAATACGGAGTAACACTTGTGGCGATTGGGAACGGAACGGCTAGCCGTGAATCTGAACAATTTGTGGCGGAACAATTACGACAAATCCCACGCAAAGTTGTGTATACCATCGTCAGCGAAGCAGGAGCGTCAGTTTATTCTGCCAGCGATATCGCCCGTCAAGAATTCCCTGATTACCAAGTCGAAGAGCGTTCAGCAGTCAGCATCGCTCGTCGTTTGCAAGATCCATTAGCAGAACTCGTTAAAATAGATCCAAAAGCTGTTGGTGTTGGACAATATCAACACGATGTTCCAGAAAAACAATTAGATGAGCAGTTAGACTTTGTCGTTGAAACAGCCGTGAATAAGGTTGGGGTAAATGTGAATACGGCTAGTGCCGCTCTCTTAGAGCACATTGCCGGATTAACGAAAACAACCGCAGCAAACGTGGTCACTTTCCGTGACGAAAACGGCAAGTTCACAAACCGTACGCAATTGAAGAAAGTACCTCGCTTAGGGCCAAAAGCTTACGAGCAAGCGGTTGGGTTCTTGCGAATCATCGATGGAACAAACCCATTTGATGGTACCGATATTCACCCAGAGTCTTATGATGTGGCTATAGCCATTTTGAAAAAAGCCAATGCTGAAAAATTAGCACTTGGTTCACCAGAGTTGGAAGAAGCACTTAAAGGACTGAATACTAAAGAATTAAAAGAAGAATTTGGCATCGGACAAGAAACACTGGAATTAGTGATGGATGGATTATTGAAACCAGGACGTGACCCACGTGAGGAAGTCGCAGGCCCAATCTTACGAAGCGATGTCTTGAAGATGGAAGACTTACAAGTAGGAATGGAACTCGAAGGAACCGTTCGTAACGTAGTGGACTTCGGCGCATTCGTCGATATTGGTGTGAAACAAGACGGTCTTGTGCATATTTCGAAATTGAAAAAAGGCTTCGTGAAACATCCAAGTGATGTCGTTGCGGTTGGCGATATCGTAACAGTGTGGGTGACGGAGCTAGACCTTAAGAAAGGTCGTGTCGGCCTCTCTATGATTGGACCGGAAAATAAAAATAGTTAG
- a CDS encoding NCS2 family permease: protein MEKFFKLKENGTTVTTEFLAGLTTFFAMSYIIFVNPNILSKTGMPFQAVFLSTIIATVVSTLVMGLFANVPYALAPGMGLNAFFTFTVVFGLGFTWQEALAMVFICGLFNIFITVTKVRKMIIKAIPVSMQHAIGGGIGIFIAYIGLKNANLLEFLSDSKTITQVNGAAYNVATEAYKGGVFSVNSNGGIVPSLVNFTSPGALLAVIGLIITVFLLLKKVRGAILIGIVLTTLLAIPMGVVDLSKVSFESNSLGAAFNDLGTTFMAAFGSEGIVKLFSDPARLPLVLMTIFAFSLSDTFDTLGTFIGTGRKTGIFSEEDERQLENGSGFSSKMDKALFADAIGTSIGAVFGTSNTTTYVESAAGIGAGGRTGLTAVVTAGLFLLSTLLAPFVGIVPAEATAPALIIVGVMMLSSFADVKWDELDEAIPAFFAGIFMALCYSISYGIAAGFIFYCLVKVITGKSKDIHPILWVATGLFILNFIILALL, encoded by the coding sequence ATGGAAAAGTTTTTTAAACTGAAAGAGAACGGCACGACGGTGACTACTGAATTCTTGGCAGGGTTAACGACATTTTTCGCGATGTCTTACATTATTTTTGTCAATCCGAACATTCTAAGTAAAACAGGAATGCCATTCCAAGCGGTCTTCTTATCAACGATTATCGCAACAGTTGTCAGCACATTAGTGATGGGTCTTTTCGCAAACGTTCCTTACGCATTAGCACCAGGGATGGGGTTGAATGCGTTCTTTACATTTACAGTTGTGTTCGGCCTTGGATTCACTTGGCAAGAAGCATTAGCAATGGTATTTATTTGTGGTTTATTCAACATTTTCATTACGGTAACTAAAGTTCGTAAGATGATTATTAAAGCCATTCCGGTCAGTATGCAACATGCCATCGGGGGCGGGATTGGGATTTTCATCGCTTATATCGGTTTAAAAAACGCCAACCTATTAGAATTCCTTTCTGATTCAAAAACGATTACTCAAGTAAATGGTGCTGCGTATAATGTCGCAACAGAAGCATACAAAGGCGGCGTGTTCAGCGTGAATTCAAACGGTGGAATCGTTCCATCTCTTGTAAACTTCACGTCTCCAGGCGCCCTCCTTGCAGTTATCGGTTTAATTATCACCGTATTCTTATTATTGAAAAAAGTTCGTGGGGCCATTCTTATCGGGATTGTGTTAACGACACTTTTAGCCATCCCAATGGGCGTTGTGGATTTATCAAAAGTCAGCTTTGAAAGTAACTCACTAGGAGCTGCGTTCAACGATTTAGGCACAACCTTTATGGCCGCTTTTGGTTCAGAAGGAATCGTGAAACTCTTCTCTGATCCAGCGCGCTTGCCATTAGTATTAATGACGATTTTCGCATTCAGCTTATCGGATACATTTGACACGCTTGGAACGTTCATCGGGACAGGTCGTAAAACGGGTATCTTCTCTGAAGAAGACGAACGTCAACTTGAAAACGGATCTGGATTCTCTTCTAAGATGGATAAGGCTTTATTCGCAGATGCGATTGGGACTTCTATCGGGGCTGTCTTTGGTACTTCTAACACTACAACTTATGTTGAAAGTGCAGCCGGAATCGGTGCAGGTGGACGTACTGGTTTAACAGCAGTCGTTACAGCAGGTCTATTCCTATTATCAACCTTATTAGCACCATTCGTGGGCATCGTTCCTGCAGAAGCGACAGCACCAGCGTTAATTATCGTTGGGGTGATGATGCTTTCTTCATTTGCTGATGTGAAATGGGACGAATTGGACGAAGCGATTCCAGCATTCTTTGCAGGTATCTTTATGGCACTTTGCTACAGTATCTCCTACGGTATCGCAGCAGGATTCATCTTCTACTGCTTAGTGAAAGTCATTACTGGTAAATCAAAAGACATTCACCCAATTTTATGGGTCGCTACAGGATTATTCATCCTTAACTTCATTATTTTAGCTCTTCTATAA
- a CDS encoding ABC transporter ATP-binding protein, whose protein sequence is MSETILSIENLRIHFKTFAGEVQAIRGVNLTLQKGETLALVGESGSGKSVTAKSVMQLLSNNAMVKEGSILFKGENLLEKSEREMQSVRGKEIAMIFQDPMTSLNPTMKIGRQIAEVIIKHEKASKEEAYQRAEELLELVGIPNPKERMKQYPHQFSGGQRQRIVIAIALACNPDILIADEPTTALDVTIQAQILELLKELQCKFQMAIIFITHDLGVVANVADRVAVMYAGKVVEVGTSDEVFYNPQHPYTWGLLRSMPTLHTGDTLYAIPGSPPDLLDPPKGDAFALRSDVALEIDRVKEPPMFQVSKTHFAATWLLDPRAPKVDMPEEILRRRKIFFGEGGASND, encoded by the coding sequence ATGAGCGAAACAATTTTATCTATTGAAAACTTACGAATCCACTTCAAAACTTTCGCAGGAGAAGTACAAGCGATTCGTGGAGTTAATCTTACCCTGCAAAAAGGGGAAACTCTAGCTTTAGTGGGAGAATCTGGCTCTGGAAAAAGTGTGACTGCTAAAAGCGTGATGCAATTGTTGTCGAACAACGCGATGGTGAAAGAAGGTTCTATTCTATTTAAAGGGGAGAATCTCTTAGAAAAAAGTGAACGTGAAATGCAATCTGTTCGCGGGAAAGAGATTGCGATGATTTTCCAAGATCCAATGACCTCTTTGAATCCAACCATGAAAATTGGACGACAAATTGCGGAAGTGATTATTAAACACGAAAAAGCTTCAAAAGAAGAAGCGTATCAACGTGCAGAAGAATTATTGGAGCTTGTAGGAATTCCAAATCCGAAAGAACGGATGAAGCAATATCCTCACCAATTTTCTGGTGGGCAACGTCAACGGATTGTGATTGCAATTGCACTCGCATGTAATCCTGATATTTTAATTGCCGATGAACCAACAACTGCTCTAGATGTGACGATTCAAGCACAAATTCTAGAGTTATTAAAAGAATTGCAATGTAAATTCCAAATGGCTATCATCTTTATTACGCATGACCTTGGAGTTGTAGCCAATGTCGCAGACCGTGTTGCTGTCATGTATGCAGGAAAAGTTGTTGAAGTCGGAACTTCTGATGAAGTTTTCTATAATCCTCAACATCCGTATACATGGGGCCTCCTTCGTTCGATGCCGACTTTACATACCGGAGATACTCTTTACGCGATTCCGGGCTCACCTCCAGATTTATTAGATCCACCTAAGGGAGATGCCTTTGCACTTCGTAGCGATGTCGCGCTTGAAATCGACCGAGTAAAAGAACCGCCAATGTTTCAAGTGTCTAAGACGCATTTTGCAGCTACTTGGCTTTTGGACCCACGTGCGCCAAAAGTAGATATGCCTGAGGAGATTTTGAGAAGACGTAAAATCTTTTTTGGAGAAGGAGGTGCGTCTAATGACTAA
- a CDS encoding MetQ/NlpA family ABC transporter substrate-binding protein: MKIKHLFLTAIAAITLAACGSQTSKEEVKEATTEAAQTVKVAVVGSAAHELWDYVAEKAKKENINIEVVEMNDYVLPNTALEEGSVQMNAFQHRAYLAQWNKDKGSDLKEIGTTFITPLYYFSTKYKSLKDLPEKAKVLVPKEVAIQGRALVALQTEGLITLKEGVGTKASLADITSNPRNLEIIEAESAQAPQMLQDVDAASINGSMAQDAGLKIEDNIFTDANHLDTIPKDRYNIIVVNGKDADNPVYKKIVELYQTDDVAKKMDEIGPGQYFPVWKSEK, from the coding sequence ATGAAAATCAAACACTTATTTTTAACGGCAATTGCGGCGATCACATTAGCTGCATGTGGCAGTCAAACATCAAAAGAAGAAGTAAAGGAAGCTACTACTGAAGCAGCTCAAACGGTTAAAGTTGCAGTTGTCGGAAGTGCAGCCCATGAATTATGGGATTATGTTGCTGAAAAGGCGAAGAAAGAAAACATTAATATCGAAGTTGTAGAAATGAACGACTATGTTTTACCAAATACAGCTTTAGAAGAAGGTTCAGTTCAAATGAACGCCTTCCAACACCGTGCATACTTAGCGCAATGGAACAAAGATAAAGGGAGCGATTTAAAAGAAATCGGAACAACTTTCATCACACCTTTATACTATTTCTCAACAAAATATAAATCATTAAAAGATTTACCTGAGAAAGCTAAAGTTTTAGTTCCTAAAGAGGTAGCGATTCAAGGTCGTGCATTAGTAGCGCTACAAACTGAAGGATTAATTACATTGAAAGAGGGCGTTGGAACAAAGGCGTCACTAGCAGATATTACAAGCAACCCTCGTAATTTAGAAATCATCGAAGCAGAATCTGCTCAAGCTCCTCAAATGTTACAAGATGTGGATGCAGCTTCTATCAATGGTTCAATGGCTCAAGATGCTGGATTGAAGATTGAAGATAACATCTTTACAGATGCAAACCATTTAGATACGATTCCAAAAGATCGTTATAACATTATCGTTGTGAATGGAAAAGATGCAGACAACCCAGTTTATAAAAAAATCGTTGAATTATACCAAACAGACGATGTTGCTAAAAAAATGGATGAAATCGGTCCTGGACAATATTTCCCAGTTTGGAAATCTGAAAAATAA
- a CDS encoding YlbG family protein: MEQQERQALVVWLYTLKPIKQLKRFGNIHYISKRLKYIYLYVNKDEVESVMERLSNFHFVRKVEPSLRKEIRMDFTQILPELREEIEKEKAEQKASERL; encoded by the coding sequence ATGGAACAACAAGAAAGACAAGCACTCGTTGTTTGGTTGTATACATTGAAACCAATTAAACAATTGAAGCGATTTGGAAATATTCATTATATTTCAAAGCGTTTGAAATATATCTACTTATATGTGAACAAAGATGAAGTAGAAAGTGTGATGGAACGTTTATCTAATTTCCATTTTGTTCGTAAAGTTGAGCCTTCTCTTCGAAAAGAAATTCGAATGGATTTCACTCAGATTCTTCCAGAATTAAGAGAAGAAATTGAAAAAGAGAAAGCTGAACAAAAAGCTTCAGAGAGACTATAG
- the opp3b gene encoding oligopeptide ABC transporter permease — MKNYLKYIAKRVFYMFLTLFLIATITFFLMKLLPGSPYANEEQLTQAQLEIMNAKYGLDKPVFVQYWIYITGLFRLDFGQSFQYNSTVANLIFSRVGPSFQLGFQALIFGTIVGSLLGMVAAMRQNTWVDTLATFFAIIGRSVPSFVFAVVLQLLFGVIFPIFPIALWNQGFVSSILPTLALSISPIADSARFVRTEMVEVLHSDYIELARAKGLSRFEVAFRHGFRNAIIPLVTILGPMLVGLMTGSMVIENIFSIPGIGEQFVKSILTNDYPTIMGVTMLYSTLLVFVILMVDLLYAWIDPRIRITDEGGEV, encoded by the coding sequence TTGAAAAACTATCTTAAATATATCGCAAAACGTGTTTTTTACATGTTTTTAACACTATTTTTAATTGCGACAATTACGTTCTTTTTAATGAAACTATTGCCAGGGTCTCCATACGCAAATGAGGAGCAACTAACTCAGGCTCAACTTGAAATTATGAATGCGAAGTATGGTTTAGATAAACCCGTATTCGTTCAATACTGGATTTATATTACGGGTTTATTCCGTTTAGATTTTGGACAATCTTTTCAATATAATTCGACGGTAGCGAATTTGATTTTCTCTAGAGTAGGACCTTCTTTCCAACTCGGATTCCAAGCGTTGATCTTTGGAACGATTGTGGGGTCTCTCTTAGGGATGGTGGCAGCCATGAGACAAAATACTTGGGTGGATACACTAGCAACGTTCTTTGCGATTATCGGTCGTTCTGTTCCAAGTTTCGTGTTCGCTGTTGTTTTACAATTGTTGTTTGGGGTGATATTCCCTATTTTCCCAATTGCTTTATGGAATCAAGGTTTTGTTTCCTCAATTTTACCGACATTAGCGCTTTCGATTTCTCCGATTGCCGATTCGGCTCGTTTCGTGAGAACGGAAATGGTAGAAGTGTTACATTCGGATTATATTGAACTTGCTAGAGCAAAAGGATTAAGTCGTTTTGAAGTGGCATTTCGACATGGTTTTAGAAATGCAATTATTCCACTCGTGACGATTCTTGGACCGATGCTCGTAGGATTGATGACAGGATCGATGGTTATTGAAAATATTTTTTCTATCCCTGGTATCGGGGAGCAATTCGTGAAGTCGATTTTAACAAATGACTATCCAACGATTATGGGAGTAACAATGTTGTATTCAACATTGTTAGTATTTGTGATTTTAATGGTCGATTTACTATACGCTTGGATTGATCCTCGTATTCGAATTACAGATGAAGGAGGGGAAGTATAA
- a CDS encoding ABC transporter permease: MAEVTEKDLFQRVDLSRTADREKIASPSLNFLQDSWRRLTKNKGAVFSLVIVIAIILLAILAPVIAPFDPLEQNAQFANLPARIPGLFSGLRNGIDVYAQQGVPEGVNFYFGTDNLGRDLFSRVLYGTQTSLIIAFAAALFDITIGVTYGIISGWFGGRVDTVMQRFLEIISAIPNLIILVLMLLVMKPGLVSIIVAIGFTSWVTMARVVRAQTLKLKNLEYILASRSLGQSFWKIAFKHLLPNMAGLIIIQTMFSIPSAIFFEAFLSFLGIGIPVPDASLGSLINGGYKTFRIYPNLMWFPSGVLCVLMISFNLLADGLRDAFDPKMKD; encoded by the coding sequence ATGGCAGAAGTAACTGAAAAAGACTTATTCCAAAGAGTAGATTTGAGTCGTACAGCTGACCGAGAAAAAATCGCTTCTCCGTCTTTAAACTTTTTACAAGACTCTTGGAGACGATTAACGAAAAATAAAGGGGCTGTATTTTCTCTAGTCATCGTAATAGCGATTATTTTGCTAGCTATCTTGGCTCCAGTGATTGCTCCGTTTGATCCTCTGGAACAAAATGCGCAATTTGCGAATTTACCTGCTCGTATTCCTGGACTTTTTAGTGGTCTTCGAAATGGTATAGATGTCTATGCGCAACAAGGAGTTCCTGAAGGTGTCAACTTCTATTTTGGAACAGATAATTTAGGAAGAGATTTATTTTCACGTGTTTTATACGGGACACAAACTTCTTTGATTATTGCCTTTGCTGCTGCTTTGTTTGATATTACTATTGGAGTGACTTACGGAATTATTTCTGGATGGTTTGGAGGACGGGTAGATACCGTTATGCAACGATTCTTAGAAATTATCTCAGCAATTCCAAACTTAATTATTCTTGTTTTAATGTTATTAGTGATGAAACCAGGTCTCGTTTCGATTATCGTTGCGATTGGGTTTACAAGTTGGGTAACAATGGCTCGTGTTGTCCGTGCGCAAACATTAAAACTAAAAAATCTTGAATATATTTTAGCTTCTCGTTCTTTAGGACAAAGCTTTTGGAAAATTGCCTTTAAGCATTTACTACCGAATATGGCAGGCTTGATTATTATTCAAACCATGTTTTCAATTCCTTCAGCAATCTTCTTTGAAGCCTTCTTAAGCTTCTTGGGAATTGGGATTCCAGTTCCGGATGCTTCACTCGGTTCGCTGATTAATGGAGGATATAAAACATTCCGTATTTATCCAAACTTAATGTGGTTCCCATCAGGAGTCCTCTGTGTCTTAATGATTAGCTTTAACTTGTTAGCAGATGGACTTCGTGATGCATTTGACCCGAAAATGAAAGATTAG
- a CDS encoding FtsW/RodA/SpoVE family cell cycle protein has translation MLNFHEKMKRLLKVDPLIMGLYVLLSVFGLVMVYSASSYYALVNQGNSEAFMVKQLLYIVLGVLLAIGISILPEKWMKSEKVMGATFGVIFILLVVVLFTKGINGAKSWINLKVFNLQPSELVKLFVIWISAYLYSKNERSKRDWRFYLVPAAVTIFLFGMIMLQPDLGTGIIVVAVALLLGLMTGVSNRALASWGAVFALLYGITYLDSSVFEKIGLKAYQVSRFTSFHNPWSDATGSGYQSIQGFLGLSRGNWFGTGLSNSVQKTGFLPEAHTDFILAIVGEELGFVVIFVLMLAIVGFIIAMIYKGNKCRSLFAKYLCYGVAILFLIQSGINIGALVGFAPLTGVPLPLISYGGSSFLASSVGVGFVLWAIRNDQKQKEPTPPKEEAIPEEEQQPIELKAM, from the coding sequence GTGTTAAATTTTCATGAAAAAATGAAACGCCTCCTAAAAGTAGATCCGCTAATCATGGGGTTATATGTACTGCTTTCTGTATTTGGTCTCGTAATGGTCTATAGTGCAAGTAGTTATTATGCCTTAGTCAATCAAGGAAACTCCGAAGCGTTTATGGTAAAACAGCTCTTATATATCGTCCTTGGGGTGCTATTGGCGATAGGAATTTCCATTCTTCCAGAGAAATGGATGAAGAGCGAAAAAGTGATGGGCGCTACATTTGGGGTCATTTTTATTCTACTGGTTGTCGTATTATTTACGAAAGGAATAAATGGGGCAAAGAGTTGGATTAACTTAAAAGTGTTTAATTTGCAACCGTCAGAATTAGTAAAACTATTTGTAATTTGGATTTCTGCTTATTTATATAGTAAGAATGAAAGAAGTAAACGAGATTGGAGATTCTATTTAGTCCCAGCTGCTGTCACTATCTTCCTTTTTGGAATGATTATGCTTCAACCCGATTTAGGGACGGGGATAATTGTTGTTGCAGTGGCCCTTTTACTAGGGTTAATGACGGGTGTTTCTAATCGTGCATTAGCTTCCTGGGGTGCAGTTTTTGCGCTTCTATATGGAATTACGTATTTAGATTCGTCTGTTTTTGAAAAAATCGGACTAAAAGCCTATCAAGTCAGTCGTTTTACATCTTTTCATAATCCGTGGTCGGATGCAACAGGTTCTGGATATCAATCCATTCAAGGGTTTCTAGGATTATCTAGAGGAAATTGGTTTGGAACAGGTTTATCAAATTCTGTTCAAAAAACGGGGTTCCTTCCAGAAGCTCATACGGACTTTATCTTGGCTATTGTTGGGGAAGAACTTGGGTTTGTTGTTATTTTTGTCTTGATGCTGGCAATTGTAGGGTTCATTATTGCGATGATTTATAAAGGAAACAAGTGTAGAAGCTTGTTTGCAAAATACTTATGTTATGGAGTAGCGATTTTATTTTTAATCCAATCCGGAATTAATATTGGGGCGCTAGTCGGATTTGCACCGTTAACAGGGGTTCCACTGCCACTTATCAGTTATGGAGGATCTAGCTTCCTAGCCTCTAGTGTAGGGGTGGGCTTTGTGCTTTGGGCTATTCGAAATGATCAAAAGCAAAAAGAACCAACTCCTCCAAAAGAAGAAGCAATTCCAGAAGAAGAACAACAACCAATAGAATTAAAAGCGATGTAG
- a CDS encoding peptidylprolyl isomerase encodes MKKKFTGMLVLASTLALAACSNNTNSETIATTKYGNVTREEFVNAMKDTVGEQTLQRLVLTKVLEGSVEDSKKLKEDAEQEVAKLVAQYGGENGMLAALKQSGIASVDAYRQTIYLNKLMTAAVKKAAAFTDEDIKKYYDEWEPQIKVQHILIAAKATASDEEKAAAKAKAEELIQKLKDGADFSELAKENSADTGTASKGGEIGPFKRSDMVKEFSEASYNLKNVGDITETPVETQFGYHIIKMLDKGEKKPFDEVKSQMEDEMLQAKLKDSAYLHQTMVDLLKGADVKISDESLQNALKNFLDAADSTTTSSK; translated from the coding sequence ATGAAGAAAAAATTCACAGGAATGTTAGTGCTTGCTTCAACTTTAGCATTAGCAGCTTGCTCAAATAATACGAATTCAGAAACAATTGCTACTACAAAATATGGTAATGTGACAAGAGAAGAATTTGTGAATGCAATGAAAGATACCGTTGGGGAACAAACTTTACAACGTTTAGTCTTAACAAAAGTGTTAGAAGGATCAGTAGAAGATTCTAAAAAATTAAAAGAAGATGCTGAACAAGAAGTTGCTAAATTAGTAGCTCAATATGGTGGTGAAAACGGCATGTTAGCTGCTTTGAAACAAAGCGGAATCGCTTCAGTAGATGCATACCGTCAAACTATTTACTTAAACAAATTAATGACGGCTGCTGTTAAAAAGGCTGCAGCATTTACAGATGAAGATATTAAAAAATACTACGATGAGTGGGAACCCCAAATCAAAGTACAACATATCTTGATTGCTGCTAAAGCAACCGCTTCTGATGAAGAAAAAGCAGCTGCAAAAGCAAAAGCAGAAGAATTAATTCAAAAATTAAAAGATGGCGCTGATTTCTCAGAATTAGCAAAAGAAAACTCTGCCGATACAGGTACAGCTTCTAAAGGTGGAGAAATCGGACCTTTCAAACGTTCAGATATGGTGAAAGAGTTCTCTGAAGCATCTTACAACTTGAAAAATGTAGGAGATATCACAGAAACTCCAGTTGAAACTCAATTCGGTTACCACATTATTAAGATGTTAGACAAAGGTGAGAAGAAACCATTTGATGAAGTGAAATCTCAAATGGAAGATGAAATGTTACAAGCAAAATTAAAAGATTCAGCATACTTACACCAAACAATGGTGGATTTATTGAAAGGTGCTGACGTGAAGATTTCTGATGAAAGCTTACAAAATGCATTGAAGAACTTCTTAGATGCAGCTGATTCAACAACAACATCTTCTAAATAA